In Sphaeramia orbicularis chromosome 15, fSphaOr1.1, whole genome shotgun sequence, a single genomic region encodes these proteins:
- the mdh1ab gene encoding malate dehydrogenase 1Ab, NAD (soluble) has translation MSEPIRVLVTGAAGQIAYSLLFSIAKGDVFGKEQPIILLLLDITPMLPVLEGVVMELQDCALPLLREIVPTDKEEVAFKDLDAAILVGSMPRKEGMERKDLLKANVAIFKSQGAALEKYAKKTVKVLVVGNPANTNCLIAAKSAPSIPKENFSCLTRLDHNRARSQVAMRCGVPATHVKNVIIWGNHSSTQYPDVHHCLVNMSGSELACFDAVKDDAWLKGDFIATVQQRGAAVIKARKLSSAMSAAKAICDHMRDIWTGTPEGEFISMGVYSSGNSYGVPEDLIYSFPVQIKDKSWKIVEGLAINDFSRTKMDATAAELMEERDTAVTFLSSV, from the exons ATG TCTGAGCCTATCAGAGTTTTGGTGACTGGGGCAGCTGGGCAGATTGCCTATTCCCTGTTGTTCAGCATAGCCAAAGGAGATGTCTTTGGTAAAGAACAG CCAATTATTCTTCTCCTCTTGGACATAACACCCATGTTGCCAGTTCTGGAAGGTGTTGTCATGGAGCTGCAGGACTGTGCCCTCCCACTTCTGAGAG AGATTGTCCCCACTGACAAGGAAGAGGTTGCCTTCAAGGACCTGGATGCAGCCATTCTGGTGGGCTCCATGCCAAGAAAAGAGGGCATGGAAAGAAAGGACCTGCTCAAAGCTAATGTGGCGATCTTCAAGAGCCAAGGAGCTGCTCTGGAGAAGTATGCCAAGAAAACAGTGAAG gttctgGTTGTGGGAAACCCTGCCAACACCAACTGTCTGATTGCAGCCAAGTCTGCTCCTTCCATCCCTAAAGAAAACTTCTCCTGCCTCACCCGTCTGGACCACAACAGGGCTCGCTCTCAG GTGGCGATGAGATGCGGCGTTCCTGCCACCCATGTAAAGAATGTGATCATCTGGGGCAACCATTCGTCCACCCAGTACCCAGATGTGCATCATTGCCTTGTCAACATGTCAGGGAGTGAGCTGGCCTGCTTTGATGCAGTCAAGGATGATGCCTGGCTCAAAGGAGACTTTATCGCT ACAGTGCAGCAGAGGGGCGCTGCAGTCATCAAGGCCAGGAAGCTGTCCAGTGCCATGTCTGCTGCCAAAGCCATCTGTGACCACATGAGAGACATCTGGACAGGCACACCAGAG GGTGAGTTCATATCTATGGGTGTTTACTCCTCTGGAAATTCCTATGGGGTACCAGAAGACCTCATCTACTCATTCCCTGTCCAGATCAAG gacAAGTCCTGGAAGATTGTGGAAGGCCTGGCCATCAATGACTTTTCCAGAACTAAGATGGATGCCACAGCAGCTGAACTGATGGAGGAGAGAGACACAGCTGTGACTTTCCTGAGTTCAGTATGA